Proteins encoded together in one bacterium window:
- a CDS encoding Hsp20 family protein, with product MTNPLALVVDDDVAVRSALCAFLAQEAVDAEQAADGVKGLDLVKAADADLAFLDLQLPLLDGLSLLKIAKELRPSLAVIMMSGLASSSDIISAMEHGAYAFVKKPWDLERLEKIVREILTKDLPQGYRAIRLSTAAADGRGEPGAEEKGGEKNMAIVRWSPFRDLVGIQQEVNRIFDDLMTRRAETGAEGAMWIPAVDVAETEDAVSVKVEVPGVKKEDIKISVTNNVLTVRGEKKMEKETSEENYHRIERVYGSFVRSLELPTVVQADKVKASFKDGVLSIVLPKSEEVKPKEIAIEGD from the coding sequence ATGACTAACCCTTTGGCATTGGTAGTTGACGACGACGTCGCGGTCAGGAGCGCGTTGTGTGCGTTTCTGGCGCAAGAGGCGGTCGACGCGGAGCAGGCGGCGGACGGCGTAAAGGGCCTGGACCTGGTCAAGGCCGCGGACGCCGATTTGGCGTTTTTGGACCTCCAGTTGCCGCTGCTCGACGGCCTGTCTTTGCTCAAGATCGCCAAGGAGCTCCGGCCGTCGCTGGCGGTCATTATGATGAGCGGCCTGGCGTCGTCGTCGGATATTATTTCGGCTATGGAACACGGGGCCTACGCCTTCGTAAAGAAGCCGTGGGACCTGGAGCGTTTGGAAAAGATCGTACGGGAAATTTTAACTAAGGATTTACCCCAAGGATACCGTGCCATACGGCTCTCGACGGCGGCCGCCGACGGCCGGGGGGAGCCGGGCGCGGAAGAGAAAGGAGGGGAGAAGAATATGGCGATCGTGAGGTGGAGCCCGTTCAGGGATTTGGTAGGGATCCAGCAAGAGGTTAACCGCATCTTTGACGACCTGATGACGCGCCGCGCCGAGACGGGCGCCGAAGGCGCTATGTGGATCCCGGCGGTGGACGTCGCCGAGACCGAGGACGCCGTCAGCGTCAAGGTCGAGGTGCCGGGCGTGAAGAAGGAAGATATCAAGATATCGGTGACCAACAACGTGCTGACCGTACGCGGCGAGAAGAAAATGGAGAAAGAGACGTCGGAGGAGAACTACCACCGCATCGAGCGCGTGTACGGCAGTTTCGTCCGTTCTTTGGAACTGCCGACGGTGGTGCAGGCGGACAAAGTTAAGGCTTCTTTCAAGGACGGCGTCCTTTCCATCGTCCTTCCCAAGAGCGAGGAGGTTAAGCCGAAGGAAATCGCCATCGAGGGCGATTAA
- a CDS encoding NYN domain-containing protein: MVNEINDDGIGIFIDYEYVFITLERLYGVPMDLEVVVEGIHGKVKPFGKIILERAYAPWSNFVEGLAQLSKWRVETVNISSKQVDKTDVKTGQRCAVLQNNADIYIAWDVAQLIYTNQNIQKYALVTGDGDFTEIVKRAQQNGKRVIVMGFERNTSDFLRTQADQFISMDDLASANETAISERIVDLGLDMEQRLDYVGYKLLIDILSRENPQVNFRELVHRIITDGVFLTERRPDPASIKGEVFVIIPNRQHPLVRERLKARGVDPDTVPETRRTVEPPIASPPAEDHSDPNFVGGVEAYEKMKFEEAADRFKKYLDVYPRDFAAYVMAIKALIELNRPGELRDMCLRARGLGNYDLLSQRFPEWARFIDNKVAGEAARDEIREENAPTGIEGTPPQ, from the coding sequence ATGGTGAACGAGATAAACGACGACGGCATCGGCATTTTTATCGATTACGAGTACGTGTTCATTACACTCGAGAGATTGTACGGCGTGCCGATGGACCTGGAAGTAGTAGTGGAAGGTATCCACGGTAAAGTTAAGCCGTTCGGGAAGATAATACTGGAGAGGGCATACGCGCCCTGGAGCAATTTCGTCGAAGGTTTGGCCCAATTGAGTAAATGGCGGGTTGAAACCGTAAATATTAGCTCCAAGCAAGTCGACAAGACCGACGTGAAAACGGGACAACGGTGCGCCGTCCTGCAGAACAACGCCGATATCTACATCGCGTGGGACGTAGCCCAATTGATCTATACCAACCAAAACATTCAGAAGTACGCCCTCGTCACCGGCGACGGCGACTTCACCGAGATCGTCAAGCGGGCCCAGCAGAACGGCAAGCGCGTAATCGTTATGGGCTTCGAGCGCAACACCTCCGACTTCCTCCGCACGCAGGCCGACCAGTTCATCTCGATGGACGACCTGGCGAGCGCCAACGAGACGGCCATCTCCGAGCGCATCGTGGACCTGGGCCTCGACATGGAGCAGCGGCTCGATTACGTCGGCTACAAGTTGCTTATCGACATCCTGAGCCGCGAGAATCCCCAGGTTAATTTCCGCGAGCTGGTGCACCGCATCATTACGGACGGCGTCTTCCTGACGGAGCGCCGGCCGGACCCGGCCTCCATCAAGGGCGAGGTATTCGTCATAATCCCCAACCGCCAACACCCCCTGGTGCGGGAGCGCCTGAAGGCGCGCGGCGTTGACCCCGATACCGTCCCCGAAACGCGGCGGACGGTGGAACCGCCCATCGCCTCGCCCCCGGCCGAGGACCACAGCGACCCCAACTTCGTCGGCGGCGTGGAAGCCTACGAGAAGATGAAGTTCGAAGAGGCCGCGGACCGATTCAAAAAGTACCTCGACGTCTACCCGCGGGACTTCGCGGCGTACGTGATGGCGATTAAAGCCCTCATCGAGCTGAACCGCCCCGGCGAGCTGCGCGATATGTGCCTGCGCGCCCGGGGCCTGGGGAACTACGACCTCTTGAGCCAGCGCTTCCCGGAGTGGGCCCGGTTCATCGACAATAAGGTGGCGGGCGAGGCCGCGCGTGACGAAATCCGGGAGGAGAACGCGCCTACCGGTATCGAGGGCACGCCGCCGCAATAA
- the pstB gene encoding phosphate ABC transporter ATP-binding protein PstB yields MVGEVVRYDAFSFWYGDYQALYDVGLAVAPRSVTAIIGPSGCGKSTLIKSVNRIAELEANVRVDGKIFLEGEDIYAPGVDLVSLRRRVGMVFQKPNPFPMSIFDNVAYGPRLFGVTRRAELEAAVEESLKRAALWPEVRDRLRTSALRLSGGQQQRLCIARCLAVQPEVILMDEPAASLDPTSTQKIEDLIIELKKNYTIIIVTHNMQQAARISGRCAFLLDGRLVEVNETERMFTRPDNELTEDYITGRFG; encoded by the coding sequence ATGGTAGGGGAGGTGGTGCGGTACGATGCGTTCTCGTTCTGGTACGGCGATTACCAGGCGCTGTACGACGTCGGCCTCGCCGTCGCGCCCCGCTCCGTTACGGCGATTATCGGCCCCTCGGGGTGCGGCAAGTCCACGCTGATCAAATCCGTAAACCGCATCGCGGAGCTGGAGGCCAACGTCCGGGTCGACGGTAAAATATTCCTGGAGGGCGAGGATATCTACGCGCCGGGGGTGGACCTGGTGTCGCTCCGGCGCCGCGTCGGCATGGTCTTCCAGAAGCCGAACCCCTTCCCGATGTCCATCTTCGACAACGTCGCGTACGGGCCGCGGCTGTTCGGCGTGACGAGGAGGGCGGAGCTCGAGGCGGCGGTGGAGGAATCGCTCAAGCGCGCCGCCCTCTGGCCGGAGGTCCGCGACCGCTTGCGGACTTCCGCGCTGCGCCTTTCCGGCGGCCAGCAGCAGCGCCTGTGCATCGCCCGCTGCCTCGCGGTCCAACCGGAAGTCATCCTTATGGACGAGCCGGCGGCCTCCCTCGACCCGACGTCCACGCAGAAGATCGAGGATTTAATAATTGAACTTAAGAAAAACTATACTATTATAATCGTAACGCACAATATGCAGCAGGCCGCGCGGATCTCGGGCCGGTGCGCGTTCTTGCTCGACGGCCGGCTGGTGGAGGTCAACGAGACGGAGAGGATGTTCACGCGGCCCGATAACGAGCTTACGGAGGATTACATTACGGGCCGCTTCGGCTAA
- the dnaK gene encoding molecular chaperone DnaK, whose protein sequence is MAKIIGIDLGTTNSCVAVMEGGEPVVIPNAEGSRTTPSVVAFLKDGKRAVGGVAKRQAIANPENTVYSIKRFMGRRFSEVPEEIKTISFKVVEVANGDCRVQIGDKQYSPPEISAMVLQKMRETAEDYLGERINKAVVTVPAYFNDSQRQATKDAGKIAGLEVERIINEPTAAALAYGLDKKANEKIAVFDLGGGTFDISILEIGEEGVFQVLATNGDTHLGGDDFDERIINWLAGEFKNDTGIDLRQDKMALQRLKEAAEKAKCDLSSLTETPINLMYVTADATGPKHLEKVLTRAKLEELVSDLVERTVGPCQQALKDAGLAPGEVDEVILVGGQTRMPAVQNKVRQLFGKEPNKSVNPDEVVAVGAAIQAAILTGEVKDILLLDVTPLSLGIETLGGVTTRLIERNTTIPTRKSQIFTTADDNQTTVEIHVLQGEREMAAYNRTIGRFHLEGLPPASRGVPQIEVTFDIDANGILNVSAKDMATGKEQRITITASSGLSDDEIDGMVTEAKDHEAEDKKMREEAEIKNRADSAVYQSEKLLKELGDKVTAEEKNKIDGAIRRLKDAREKGDAGEIRSATEGLEAALNEMSTRLYQQAGAGAQQPPPGGAGAQPPPGGEAAPEGDVVDADYEIVEDEGESQK, encoded by the coding sequence ATGGCCAAAATAATCGGTATCGATTTGGGGACCACCAACTCGTGCGTGGCCGTGATGGAGGGCGGCGAGCCGGTCGTCATTCCCAACGCCGAAGGCTCGCGTACCACCCCCTCGGTGGTGGCGTTCCTGAAGGACGGCAAGAGGGCCGTGGGCGGCGTCGCCAAGCGGCAGGCCATAGCCAACCCCGAGAATACCGTCTACTCCATCAAGCGCTTTATGGGGCGTCGCTTCTCGGAAGTCCCCGAGGAGATTAAAACCATTTCCTTTAAAGTGGTCGAGGTGGCCAACGGCGATTGCCGCGTCCAGATAGGCGACAAGCAGTACTCGCCGCCGGAAATAAGCGCCATGGTCCTCCAGAAGATGCGGGAGACGGCGGAGGACTACCTGGGCGAACGCATCAACAAGGCCGTGGTTACGGTGCCGGCCTACTTCAACGACTCCCAGCGCCAGGCCACCAAGGACGCCGGCAAGATAGCGGGGCTGGAGGTGGAGCGCATCATCAACGAGCCCACCGCGGCGGCCCTCGCCTACGGCCTGGATAAAAAGGCCAACGAGAAAATCGCCGTCTTCGACCTCGGCGGCGGCACCTTCGACATCTCCATCCTCGAAATCGGCGAGGAGGGCGTCTTCCAGGTCCTGGCCACCAACGGCGATACCCACCTCGGCGGCGACGACTTCGACGAGCGCATTATCAACTGGCTCGCCGGCGAGTTCAAGAACGACACCGGCATCGACTTGCGCCAGGATAAGATGGCGCTGCAGCGGCTCAAGGAGGCCGCGGAGAAGGCCAAGTGCGACCTCTCCTCCCTCACCGAAACCCCCATTAACTTGATGTACGTCACCGCGGACGCCACCGGCCCCAAACACCTCGAGAAGGTGCTCACCCGCGCCAAGCTCGAGGAACTGGTGAGCGACCTGGTGGAGAGGACCGTCGGGCCGTGCCAGCAGGCCCTCAAGGACGCGGGCCTTGCGCCGGGCGAAGTCGACGAGGTCATCCTGGTCGGCGGCCAGACGCGCATGCCCGCGGTACAGAACAAGGTACGGCAGCTGTTCGGCAAGGAACCCAACAAGTCGGTGAACCCCGACGAGGTGGTGGCCGTCGGCGCCGCCATTCAGGCCGCCATCCTGACCGGCGAAGTCAAGGACATCCTCCTGCTCGACGTTACGCCCCTCTCGCTCGGCATCGAGACGCTGGGCGGCGTGACCACCAGGCTCATCGAGCGCAACACGACCATCCCCACCCGCAAGAGCCAGATATTCACCACCGCCGACGACAACCAGACCACGGTCGAAATTCACGTCCTGCAGGGCGAACGCGAGATGGCCGCCTACAACCGGACCATAGGCCGCTTCCACCTGGAGGGTCTTCCGCCCGCGTCGCGCGGCGTCCCCCAAATCGAGGTAACCTTCGACATCGACGCCAACGGCATTCTGAACGTCTCGGCCAAGGACATGGCTACCGGCAAGGAGCAGCGCATTACCATCACCGCCTCCAGCGGCCTATCCGACGACGAGATCGACGGCATGGTCACCGAAGCCAAGGACCACGAGGCGGAGGACAAGAAGATGCGCGAGGAGGCCGAAATAAAGAACCGCGCCGACTCCGCCGTCTACCAGTCCGAGAAGCTGCTCAAGGAGCTCGGCGACAAGGTCACCGCGGAGGAGAAGAATAAAATAGACGGCGCCATCCGACGCCTCAAGGACGCCCGCGAGAAGGGCGACGCGGGCGAGATACGGTCCGCGACCGAGGGGTTGGAGGCGGCGCTTAACGAGATGTCCACGCGCCTATACCAGCAGGCCGGCGCGGGCGCTCAGCAGCCGCCCCCGGGCGGCGCCGGCGCCCAACCGCCGCCAGGCGGCGAGGCGGCCCCCGAGGGCGACGTAGTGGACGCCGATTACGAAATAGTTGAGGACGAGGGGGAGAGCCAAAAATAA
- the pstA gene encoding phosphate ABC transporter permease PstA — protein MAGATRAAVKPGLTAGRKIANAVMKQVFRGLTYLVVAVFGGIVAYIVVRALPVLSLTFITQPPRHGMLAGGVSTCIYGTVALLTLTSALAVPLGVAAAVYVNEFIGWGKRARVIRAAVNNLAGVPSIVFGLFGLAFFVVFLKIGASILAASLTLAVVVLPIVIVSTEEALKAVPRDYRLGSAALGATRWQTISRVTLPQAVPGIITGTILSIGRVAGETAPILFTGAAFYLPRLPDHPQEQFMELSYHIFAMATQASDITKSMPIAFATALVLLVLVFAFNLVGILYRAKLRRKRVW, from the coding sequence ATGGCCGGCGCGACAAGAGCGGCCGTCAAACCCGGCTTAACGGCGGGGCGGAAGATAGCGAACGCCGTGATGAAGCAGGTTTTCCGCGGCCTCACGTACCTGGTGGTCGCGGTCTTCGGCGGCATCGTCGCCTACATCGTCGTGCGCGCGCTGCCGGTATTGAGTTTGACGTTCATCACGCAGCCGCCGCGCCACGGGATGCTCGCCGGCGGCGTGTCGACGTGCATCTACGGTACGGTGGCGCTCTTGACGTTGACGTCGGCGTTGGCGGTCCCGTTGGGCGTCGCCGCCGCGGTATACGTGAACGAGTTCATCGGGTGGGGGAAGCGGGCGCGCGTGATACGGGCGGCGGTGAACAACCTCGCCGGCGTCCCCTCCATCGTCTTCGGCCTCTTTGGCCTCGCGTTCTTCGTCGTCTTCCTCAAGATCGGGGCGTCGATTCTGGCGGCGTCGCTCACGCTCGCCGTCGTCGTATTGCCCATCGTCATCGTCTCGACGGAGGAAGCGTTGAAGGCCGTGCCGCGCGATTACCGGCTGGGCTCGGCGGCGCTGGGCGCGACGCGCTGGCAGACCATTTCGCGCGTGACGCTGCCGCAGGCCGTCCCGGGCATAATAACCGGGACCATTTTATCGATAGGCCGGGTGGCCGGCGAGACGGCGCCCATCCTCTTCACCGGCGCCGCGTTCTACCTCCCGCGCTTGCCGGACCATCCCCAAGAGCAGTTTATGGAGCTGTCCTACCACATCTTCGCGATGGCGACGCAGGCCTCGGACATCACGAAGTCGATGCCGATCGCGTTCGCGACGGCGCTGGTCCTCTTGGTGCTGGTTTTCGCCTTCAACCTTGTGGGAATACTTTACCGCGCCAAACTTAGGAGAAAACGGGTATGGTAG
- the pstC gene encoding phosphate ABC transporter permease subunit PstC, producing the protein MGRSWTSYLKYALPAAMVLLSFAVAGVIGWLLFWGGLAALGGQLASRVAARLIPQKTREGFVNVVITGAGYSAIVIIAFIFLFIFKEGVAAFRAVPVGEFLKTVWQPAAEVPKYGIIPLATGTVMVTAVATVIALPLGLGTAIYLSEVAGGREREIVKPIVELLSAVPSVVYGLLGMVVLGDVIPRITGTPFRLNAVNGGLVLAVMLTPMLASLAEDALYSVPRSYRVAAFALGATRWETIRRTVVPAAASGVTAAILLSVARTLGETMAVLLATGNMAAFTVNPLSSVRTITATVAIEMGDAVFGGEHYHVLFALGVVLFSITFVVNLTSQVVMDRFARRFRG; encoded by the coding sequence ATGGGCCGAAGCTGGACGAGTTATTTGAAATACGCCCTCCCGGCGGCGATGGTTTTGCTGTCGTTCGCCGTCGCGGGCGTGATAGGTTGGCTCCTTTTCTGGGGCGGCCTGGCGGCGCTCGGCGGCCAGCTCGCGAGCCGCGTCGCCGCGCGCCTGATTCCCCAAAAGACGCGGGAAGGTTTCGTCAACGTCGTAATTACGGGCGCCGGGTATTCCGCGATCGTAATTATTGCTTTCATATTCCTTTTCATCTTCAAGGAAGGGGTGGCCGCGTTCCGGGCGGTCCCGGTGGGCGAATTTTTGAAGACGGTCTGGCAGCCGGCGGCGGAGGTCCCGAAGTACGGCATAATCCCGCTGGCGACCGGGACCGTTATGGTCACCGCCGTCGCGACGGTCATCGCGCTCCCGCTGGGGCTGGGGACGGCCATATACCTCTCGGAAGTGGCGGGAGGCCGCGAGCGGGAGATAGTAAAGCCGATCGTCGAGCTTCTGTCGGCCGTTCCCTCCGTCGTTTACGGCCTGCTCGGCATGGTCGTCCTGGGCGACGTTATCCCGCGGATAACGGGGACGCCGTTCCGCCTGAACGCCGTCAACGGCGGCCTGGTGTTGGCCGTAATGCTGACGCCCATGCTCGCCTCGCTGGCCGAGGACGCGCTGTACAGCGTGCCGAGGTCGTACCGGGTGGCGGCCTTCGCGCTGGGCGCGACGAGGTGGGAGACGATACGGCGGACGGTGGTCCCCGCGGCGGCCTCGGGCGTTACGGCCGCGATTCTGTTGTCGGTGGCGCGGACGCTGGGCGAGACGATGGCGGTGCTGCTGGCGACGGGCAACATGGCGGCCTTCACGGTGAACCCGCTCTCGTCGGTGCGCACCATAACGGCGACCGTCGCCATCGAGATGGGCGACGCCGTCTTCGGCGGCGAGCACTACCACGTCCTCTTCGCGTTGGGCGTGGTCTTGTTTTCGATAACTTTCGTCGTAAACCTAACCTCGCAGGTGGTTATGGACCGTTTCGCGCGAAGGTTCAGGGGATAG
- the phoU gene encoding phosphate signaling complex protein PhoU yields the protein MTPEKHFHEELAEVNDMLLGMSSLVLEIFDDAVESVLTDNAEQAQKVIDERGRVDGLEVAIEERCLALIALHQPVAVDLRMIITAINIIRDLERIDDISIDICQDALGLHELKKKSDTLFDLPALAHVSASMVHDAVRAFVKRDPAWARRVCERDDEADELERKIYRDIIAYAEKHPDEVAGCVHLLTIARALERIADHSTNIGEMVVYLMTAKIIKHHHDVDVEEGGGA from the coding sequence ATGACGCCGGAGAAACACTTCCACGAGGAGCTGGCCGAGGTCAACGACATGCTGCTCGGCATGAGCAGCCTGGTGCTCGAAATATTCGACGACGCCGTCGAGAGCGTGTTGACCGACAACGCCGAGCAGGCGCAGAAGGTTATCGACGAGCGCGGCCGCGTGGACGGCCTGGAGGTCGCCATCGAGGAGCGGTGCCTGGCGCTTATTGCGCTCCACCAGCCGGTGGCGGTGGACCTCCGCATGATCATCACCGCCATCAACATCATCCGCGACCTCGAGCGCATCGACGACATCTCGATAGACATCTGCCAGGACGCGTTGGGCCTTCACGAATTGAAGAAGAAGTCGGACACGCTGTTCGACCTCCCGGCCCTGGCCCACGTCTCGGCTTCCATGGTGCACGACGCCGTCCGTGCGTTCGTAAAGCGGGACCCGGCGTGGGCGCGCCGGGTGTGCGAACGGGACGACGAGGCCGACGAGCTCGAGCGTAAGATATACCGCGACATCATAGCGTACGCCGAAAAGCACCCCGACGAGGTGGCCGGCTGCGTCCACCTCTTGACCATCGCCCGGGCGCTGGAGCGCATCGCCGACCACTCCACGAACATAGGCGAGATGGTAGTCTATTTAATGACGGCCAAGATTATAAAACACCACCACGACGTCGACGTCGAGGAGGGGGGCGGCGCTTAG